From one Eucalyptus grandis isolate ANBG69807.140 chromosome 9, ASM1654582v1, whole genome shotgun sequence genomic stretch:
- the LOC120288408 gene encoding lectin 7-like: protein MANLSCLAIQLLTFLLLLIGRAHSVSFNFSGFLPNTGNLTFEGDAFTSSGGIQLTRNQQDNNLQNSIGRVSYDKPVRLWDSKTGRLTDFTAHFSFVINALNNTYYGDGISFYIAPFDAVIPANSSGGYLALFEPSMAMNTSANQIVAVEFDSFKNSWDPSPDHVGININSIVSVANVSWKTSMKNGSTANVY from the exons ATGGCCAATCTCTCATGCCTTGCAATCCAACTCCTAACGTTCTTGCTCTTGCTCATCGGTCGTGCCCATTCGGTCTCCTTCAACTTCTCCGGATTCCTGCCCAACACCGGCAACTTGACGTTCGAGGGCGACGCGTTCACGTCGAGTGGGGGGATCCAGCTGACGAGGAACCAGCAGGACAACAACCTCCAGAACAGCATCGGGCGGGTCTCCTACGACAAGCCGGTCCGCCTGTGGGACTCCAAGACGGGGAGGCTGACAGACTTCACGGCCCACTTCAGCTTCGTGATCAACGCCCTGAACAACACTTACTACGGGGACGGCATTTCCTTCTACATCGCGCCGTTCGATGCCGTTATCCCCGCCAACTCAAGCGGCGGCTATCTTGCCCTGTTCGAGCCAAGCATGGCCATGAACACGTCTGCAAACCAGATCGTGGCTGTCGAGTTCGACAGCTTTAAGAACTCGTGGGACCCAAGCCCGGACCATGTGGGCATCAACATCAACTCCATCGTCTCGGTCGCGAACGTGTCCTGGAAGACCAGCATGAAGAATGGATCCACAGCCAAT GTTTATTAG